In Nostoc sp. CENA543, a single genomic region encodes these proteins:
- a CDS encoding transposase: MEARFEGLSDSEWKLFEYILPKEPEKKVRGITHAPFQYILNTLLYILITECCWCMLPLEKFGHQKLQRTDGNNLGKQTELWKIYRLVSINYIKLYLRFDKNYVKLLVILLKLY, translated from the coding sequence ATGGAGGCGAGATTTGAAGGGTTAAGTGACTCAGAGTGGAAGCTGTTTGAATATATATTACCAAAGGAACCAGAAAAGAAAGTACGGGGAATAACTCATGCACCATTTCAATATATACTTAACACCTTATTGTATATATTGATAACAGAATGTTGTTGGTGTATGCTCCCACTGGAGAAATTTGGGCATCAAAAATTGCAACGCACAGATGGCAACAATCTTGGGAAACAGACGGAACTTTGGAAAATTTACAGATTGGTATCCATAAATTATATAAAATTATATTTACGTTTTGATAAAAATTACGTAAAGTTATTGGTAATTCTATTGAAACTCTATTGA
- a CDS encoding glycosyltransferase, whose product MNEQPLVSILINNYNYERFLPEAIESVLNQNYSPVEIVVVDDGSKDNSQEVIRCYGEKVISVFKKNGGQASAFNAGFSASHGEIICFLDADDYYYVDKVGHIVDIFRQYPAAGWIFHELDDLDQNGNSVERAENQCLSEFKLTNFRDDLLKGNSLCWMPATSGLCFRRNILDKILPMPENMRISADNFLRLAATYLGSGILLPEKLAVHRIHGSNLFEFRPDLEYINAETNIKTSYYLKQKFPETKPFADRLFAHSLGRMVAKDGFAKAYKITESREYINQSSWEFWLSCAPRIVYNYAKAVLT is encoded by the coding sequence ATGAATGAACAACCTCTAGTTAGTATTCTAATCAATAATTATAATTATGAACGGTTTTTACCTGAAGCTATTGAGAGTGTCTTGAATCAAAATTATTCCCCTGTAGAAATTGTTGTAGTTGATGATGGTTCTAAAGATAATTCTCAGGAAGTTATTAGATGTTATGGGGAAAAAGTTATCTCCGTATTTAAAAAAAATGGTGGACAAGCTTCGGCTTTTAATGCTGGTTTTAGTGCCAGTCATGGAGAAATAATTTGTTTTCTTGATGCCGATGATTACTATTATGTAGATAAGGTTGGTCACATAGTTGATATTTTTAGACAATATCCTGCTGCGGGTTGGATTTTTCACGAACTAGATGATTTAGATCAAAATGGAAATTCTGTAGAAAGAGCAGAAAACCAATGTTTGTCTGAGTTTAAGTTGACTAATTTTCGTGATGACCTTTTAAAGGGTAATAGTCTATGTTGGATGCCAGCAACTAGCGGATTATGCTTTAGACGCAATATATTAGACAAAATTTTGCCTATGCCAGAAAATATGAGAATATCAGCTGATAACTTTTTACGACTGGCAGCTACTTATCTAGGTTCTGGAATATTATTACCAGAAAAACTAGCAGTACACCGTATTCATGGTTCTAATTTATTTGAATTTAGACCAGACTTAGAGTATATCAATGCAGAGACAAATATTAAAACTTCCTATTACTTAAAACAAAAGTTTCCTGAAACAAAACCGTTTGCAGATAGACTCTTTGCTCATTCATTGGGCAGAATGGTTGCCAAAGATGGTTTTGCTAAAGCTTATAAAATAACAGAATCACGAGAGTATATAAATCAATCCTCGTGGGAGTTTTGGTTATCTTGCGCTCCTAGAATTGTTTATAACTATGCTAAGGCAGTTCTAACTTAA
- a CDS encoding Gfo/Idh/MocA family protein yields MSQTYSLQKSAKTDNEKKKSIKSIAIVGCGFVADYYLKTLPLHSGIQLVGVMDRNCDRASNFATYHGISHIYNSLEELLDDDRVDIVLNLTNPSSHYSVSLACLKAGKHVYSEKPLAMEMWQAEELATLAQQKGLYLSSAPCSLLGETAQTIWKALRENQLGTVRLVYAEMDDGLIHQMPYQKWVSESGIPWPYKDEFEVGCTLEHAGYYVTWLTAFFGPAETVTAFSSCLIPDKQTDVPLDINAPDFSVACIKFASGVVARLTCSIVAPHDHSLRIIGDRGILGIHDSWFYGTPVYIRRSINIGRKRLEGVWKQRYPLVKKAPKLGYRGAQQMDFCRGVAEMAEAIVNDRPCRLSTAFSLHNNELVLAIHNSLETGCTYKMTTSFETIEPMPWAK; encoded by the coding sequence ATGTCTCAAACCTACTCCTTACAGAAGTCTGCAAAAACAGACAATGAGAAAAAAAAGTCCATAAAATCAATTGCCATTGTTGGTTGTGGATTTGTAGCTGACTACTATCTGAAAACCTTGCCCCTGCATTCAGGAATACAATTAGTGGGAGTGATGGATCGGAATTGCGATCGCGCTTCTAACTTTGCCACCTATCATGGAATTTCTCACATTTATAATTCCTTAGAAGAACTGCTGGATGATGATCGAGTCGATATAGTTTTGAACTTAACCAATCCTAGCAGTCATTACTCAGTTTCTCTAGCTTGTTTAAAAGCAGGTAAGCACGTTTACTCGGAAAAGCCACTAGCAATGGAGATGTGGCAAGCAGAAGAATTGGCTACATTAGCGCAGCAAAAAGGACTGTATCTTTCTTCCGCACCATGTAGTCTTCTGGGCGAAACAGCGCAGACAATCTGGAAGGCTTTACGGGAAAATCAATTAGGAACAGTCCGACTAGTCTATGCAGAAATGGATGATGGACTCATTCATCAGATGCCTTATCAAAAATGGGTCAGCGAATCAGGTATTCCTTGGCCTTACAAGGACGAATTTGAAGTAGGCTGTACCTTAGAACACGCTGGTTATTATGTTACATGGCTGACTGCATTTTTCGGCCCGGCAGAAACAGTCACAGCCTTTTCATCTTGCTTGATTCCAGATAAACAAACTGATGTTCCTCTAGATATTAATGCACCAGACTTTTCTGTCGCCTGTATTAAATTTGCCTCTGGCGTAGTTGCTAGATTAACTTGTAGTATCGTTGCTCCCCATGACCACTCATTAAGAATTATTGGCGATCGCGGTATACTTGGCATTCATGACTCTTGGTTTTATGGAACACCAGTATACATCAGACGCAGCATCAATATTGGCAGAAAAAGACTAGAGGGGGTTTGGAAACAACGCTATCCACTAGTGAAAAAAGCTCCCAAATTAGGATACAGAGGCGCGCAGCAAATGGATTTTTGTCGTGGTGTGGCAGAAATGGCAGAAGCGATAGTTAATGACAGACCTTGTCGGCTTTCCACAGCGTTTTCTCTGCATAACAATGAGCTGGTTTTAGCAATACATAACTCCCTAGAGACAGGCTGCACTTATAAAATGACAACTTCCTTTGAGACAATTGAACCTATGCCTTGGGCTAAGTAA
- a CDS encoding acyltransferase family protein, with amino-acid sequence MNSTESSSIVSLFKTKARLSWVDYAKGIGIFLVVVGHILRGLINSSILEPSGLLSFVDNWIYAFHMPLFFFISGLFIQRSLNKPFGDFFIGKLCTIAYPYFLWSLIQGIFQAIGSRYANNNFSILNIWKIIYEPLLQFWFLYTLFAIVIIYAIFYHLKLKPFFFFIFAVILYICQVFNIDFGSWGILYLFRNHAIYFALGAVISVIDLTSFLMKIRPLISIYFSLFGYTIVGWVAYFQVTQNIVAIPLIAVIGICASVLLASVLDKLNVLKFLHTWGKLSLGIFVAHTLAASVFRIILQHFFNFVEPITHLVLGTIIGIYIPILIDLTCSKLSFESVFTLKLVNGKTN; translated from the coding sequence ATGAATTCCACAGAATCTTCCTCAATAGTTTCTTTGTTCAAGACAAAAGCCCGATTAAGTTGGGTCGATTATGCTAAAGGCATTGGCATATTTCTAGTAGTAGTGGGACACATCCTGCGGGGATTAATCAATAGTTCAATTCTCGAACCATCAGGACTACTGAGCTTTGTTGATAATTGGATATATGCTTTCCATATGCCTTTGTTCTTTTTTATATCAGGTTTGTTTATCCAACGTTCATTAAATAAACCTTTTGGAGATTTTTTTATAGGAAAACTCTGTACAATTGCCTACCCATACTTTCTCTGGTCATTGATTCAAGGTATATTTCAAGCAATCGGTTCTAGATATGCCAATAACAATTTTTCTATCCTCAATATTTGGAAGATTATTTATGAACCACTTTTACAATTTTGGTTTCTATATACCTTATTTGCCATAGTAATTATTTATGCTATATTTTATCATTTAAAACTAAAGCCATTTTTCTTCTTTATATTTGCAGTTATTCTTTACATATGCCAAGTTTTCAATATTGATTTTGGTTCTTGGGGAATATTGTATTTGTTTCGTAACCACGCAATTTACTTTGCATTAGGTGCAGTCATAAGTGTGATAGATTTAACATCATTTCTTATGAAAATAAGGCCTCTCATTTCTATATATTTTTCGTTATTCGGATATACAATAGTAGGTTGGGTGGCATACTTCCAGGTTACTCAAAATATAGTTGCTATTCCCCTAATTGCAGTAATTGGTATTTGTGCATCAGTGCTTTTAGCATCTGTGTTAGATAAGCTAAATGTGCTGAAATTTTTACATACTTGGGGGAAATTGTCTTTAGGGATTTTTGTTGCTCACACTCTAGCAGCATCTGTTTTCCGTATTATCTTACAACACTTTTTTAATTTTGTAGAACCAATCACCCATCTGGTATTAGGAACTATTATAGGTATATACATTCCTATCTTAATAGATTTAACATGCTCAAAACTAAGTTTTGAATCTGTTTTTACACTAAAACTTGTTAATGGAAAAACTAATTGA
- a CDS encoding glycosyltransferase family 4 protein, with product MRIAYLTGEYPRATDTFIQREVAALRELGMDVHTFSVRRTGDEHIVGAEQQRERDRTFYILPVNPIRLLLAHSNLLISSPVRYLGALKLAWKTRQHGLRGTLYQLFYFIEAGILAREIHQQQIIHLHNHFGDSSCSVAMLAAELGGFSFSFTMHGPYIFFEPHKWRLDEKINRALFVACISHYCRSQGMIFASADKWQKMHIIHCGVDPALFNIVNHNQSRKSLLYVGRLAVVKGLPILLESLAISRRSHPDVLLTVVGDGPDRSNLEQMTEKLGLSNNVKFVGYQSQTEVRQYMQQADIFIMSSFAEGVPVVLMEAMAAGVPVVATQIAGVSELVENGVSGYLVPPGDPVTLAYRIDQLFQDVQLRIAFGKAGRAKVEQEFNIHLEATRLYSVMKNALSD from the coding sequence ATGCGTATTGCCTACCTTACAGGAGAATATCCCAGGGCAACAGATACATTCATTCAAAGGGAAGTAGCAGCCCTCAGAGAATTGGGTATGGACGTACACACATTTTCTGTGCGTCGGACTGGGGATGAACATATAGTTGGAGCAGAACAACAGAGAGAGCGCGATCGCACATTTTACATTTTGCCTGTAAATCCTATCCGTTTATTGCTAGCCCATAGCAATCTGTTGATTAGTTCCCCCGTGAGATATCTAGGGGCATTGAAATTAGCATGGAAAACCCGTCAACATGGTTTGCGTGGCACACTCTATCAACTGTTTTACTTTATAGAAGCTGGTATTCTCGCCAGAGAAATTCATCAACAGCAAATTATCCACCTACATAACCACTTTGGTGATTCAAGTTGTAGTGTGGCTATGCTGGCTGCGGAATTGGGTGGGTTTAGTTTTAGTTTTACGATGCACGGCCCTTACATATTTTTTGAACCACATAAATGGCGGCTTGACGAAAAAATCAATAGGGCGTTGTTTGTGGCTTGCATCAGCCATTACTGTCGTAGTCAAGGGATGATCTTTGCCTCGGCTGACAAATGGCAAAAAATGCACATCATTCACTGTGGTGTAGATCCTGCCTTGTTCAACATAGTGAACCATAATCAGTCAAGGAAAAGCTTACTGTATGTAGGACGGTTGGCTGTAGTCAAGGGATTACCAATTCTGTTAGAAAGTCTAGCAATTTCGCGGCGATCGCACCCTGATGTGTTACTAACAGTGGTCGGTGATGGCCCAGATCGCTCTAATTTAGAACAAATGACGGAAAAACTGGGGTTGAGCAACAATGTCAAATTTGTGGGCTATCAATCCCAGACTGAAGTACGCCAATATATGCAACAAGCAGATATCTTCATTATGTCTAGCTTCGCTGAAGGTGTACCTGTAGTCTTGATGGAAGCAATGGCTGCGGGTGTACCTGTGGTAGCCACACAGATTGCTGGTGTGAGTGAGTTAGTTGAGAATGGGGTAAGTGGGTATCTTGTTCCACCAGGCGATCCCGTTACTTTAGCATATCGTATAGACCAATTATTTCAAGATGTTCAATTGCGAATAGCTTTTGGTAAAGCTGGGAGAGCAAAAGTAGAACAGGAGTTTAACATCCACCTTGAGGCTACGCGTTTGTACAGTGTGATGAAAAATGCTCTGTCAGATTAA
- a CDS encoding NAD(P)-dependent oxidoreductase, with protein sequence MKLLITGASGFLGQYVVLAALQRGHQVCAVIRPSTNERRLLWYGHPAVEVTCLDLTQQNVLSDVLKGIDAVIHLVASKTGDFDTQYANTVAATQTLLEEIADYQVLRLVAISTFSVYDYINIPSGATVDETSLIVKESKHRDVYTQVKLLQENLFRRFEEENKGQVTIIRPGMIYGRDHLWNALLGLKVSDHLWLRIGGNAQIPLTYVENCAEAIVLAVECNQTIGETINIVDDDLPTQKVYADKISRLMPQSPYTIPINWTAMRLLTQLIWLCNQSLLSGKIRLPGILIPERLHARFKPLTYTNARARQLLNWQPKYALDTALKRSCSNVELPNLQCNLTLESSSLPTQSLK encoded by the coding sequence ATGAAATTATTGATTACGGGTGCATCTGGTTTTTTAGGGCAATATGTTGTCCTAGCAGCATTACAACGTGGGCATCAAGTGTGTGCGGTGATCAGACCAAGCACTAACGAGAGACGTTTACTTTGGTATGGTCATCCGGCAGTAGAAGTGACTTGTCTAGATTTGACTCAACAAAATGTTTTGTCAGATGTCTTAAAAGGGATTGATGCGGTGATCCACTTAGTAGCATCGAAAACTGGAGATTTTGACACCCAGTATGCTAACACCGTTGCTGCAACACAGACTTTACTAGAAGAGATAGCAGATTATCAAGTATTGAGATTAGTAGCAATCAGCACTTTCTCAGTGTATGACTACATCAATATACCATCTGGTGCAACTGTTGATGAAACTTCCTTGATTGTCAAGGAATCAAAACATCGCGATGTCTATACACAAGTCAAGCTACTTCAAGAAAATCTGTTTCGTAGGTTTGAAGAGGAAAATAAGGGACAAGTCACAATTATCCGTCCGGGAATGATTTATGGGCGAGATCATTTATGGAATGCGCTTTTGGGGTTGAAGGTGAGCGATCACCTGTGGTTGCGAATTGGCGGTAATGCTCAAATTCCTTTGACTTACGTGGAAAACTGTGCGGAGGCAATTGTTTTAGCTGTGGAGTGCAATCAAACAATTGGTGAAACAATCAATATTGTTGATGACGATTTACCAACTCAAAAGGTTTATGCTGATAAAATAAGTCGGCTTATGCCACAGTCGCCATACACTATCCCCATAAACTGGACAGCAATGCGACTATTAACTCAACTGATTTGGTTGTGTAATCAATCATTGTTGTCAGGTAAAATCAGACTACCAGGTATTCTGATACCTGAAAGATTGCATGCGCGATTTAAGCCATTAACATACACTAACGCCCGCGCCCGGCAACTACTCAACTGGCAGCCGAAATATGCACTCGACACTGCCCTTAAACGCAGTTGTAGTAACGTCGAATTACCGAATTTGCAGTGTAATTTGACTCTAGAATCTTCTAGCCTGCCCACTCAATCGTTAAAATAG
- a CDS encoding oligosaccharide flippase family protein — MTSLKKLVIRGTIWTIAGYGSSQILRFGSNLILTRLLIPELFGLMAVVNTLRVGIELFSDIGISQVIVNSKRGDEQVFLNTAWTLAIIRGFAIWLFCLLLTWPMARFYNDERLLWLIPVVGLSSVIDGFASTNTHTLQRRIDLAKYTLFNLILQILGLLTLIILAYWQRNITALAMGVVLGSVYYMSGSYFLIPGKVNRFAWDQNAADEILSFGKWMFLASGMAFLNEQADRLILGKLLSFGMLGVYTVAYSLASIPREIIKTLSHRVIFPAISSQVDLPRPVLRSKVLQQRQFILLGFAIVLAILVTTGDQVIASLYDKRYKEATWMMPILCSGIWISVLFHSMNPALLAVGKAVYSAQSNLAGFLMILVGLPLAFFHFGTVGAIILIALSDSPLYIVSIFGLHKEELLGISQDILMTGFFIVILSLFIIIRYSLGFGTPIQGLI; from the coding sequence ATGACATCTTTAAAGAAGCTTGTTATTCGTGGAACAATTTGGACAATAGCAGGATATGGAAGCAGCCAAATCTTGCGCTTCGGTAGCAACTTAATTTTAACCCGCCTGCTCATACCAGAGTTATTTGGTTTGATGGCTGTAGTGAATACCTTAAGAGTTGGTATAGAACTCTTTTCAGACATCGGCATTTCTCAAGTTATTGTTAATAGTAAGCGTGGCGATGAGCAAGTGTTCCTAAACACAGCTTGGACATTAGCAATAATCCGTGGTTTTGCTATTTGGTTATTTTGCTTGCTGTTGACCTGGCCAATGGCTAGGTTTTATAATGATGAGCGTCTACTGTGGTTAATTCCTGTAGTCGGATTATCTTCAGTTATTGACGGATTTGCTTCTACTAATACACATACTCTTCAGCGACGCATAGATTTAGCTAAATATACCTTGTTTAATCTCATATTACAAATACTGGGACTATTGACCTTGATTATTTTGGCTTATTGGCAACGCAATATCACAGCTTTAGCTATGGGCGTAGTTTTGGGTTCAGTATATTACATGAGTGGCAGCTATTTTTTGATACCAGGGAAAGTCAATCGTTTTGCCTGGGACCAAAATGCAGCTGATGAAATCTTATCTTTTGGTAAATGGATGTTTTTAGCATCAGGTATGGCATTTTTAAATGAGCAAGCCGATCGCTTAATTCTGGGCAAATTACTTTCATTTGGAATGTTAGGTGTTTACACAGTAGCCTATTCTCTAGCAAGTATTCCTCGTGAAATCATTAAGACTCTCAGCCATAGAGTGATTTTTCCAGCCATTTCCAGTCAAGTTGACTTACCACGCCCAGTCTTACGAAGTAAAGTTCTTCAACAACGTCAGTTTATATTACTGGGGTTTGCTATTGTTTTGGCTATTTTAGTGACTACTGGGGATCAAGTAATTGCATCACTTTATGACAAAAGGTATAAAGAAGCTACTTGGATGATGCCTATCTTATGCTCTGGTATTTGGATTTCGGTGTTATTTCATAGTATGAACCCTGCACTATTAGCAGTTGGCAAAGCTGTTTATTCAGCCCAAAGTAATCTAGCGGGATTTTTGATGATTCTTGTGGGATTACCCTTAGCATTTTTCCATTTTGGTACAGTTGGTGCAATTATTTTGATTGCACTGAGTGATTCACCACTATATATAGTCAGTATTTTTGGACTACACAAAGAAGAACTACTTGGTATATCTCAAGATATACTCATGACTGGCTTTTTTATAGTTATTTTGAGTCTATTTATTATCATCAGATATTCTTTAGGATTTGGAACACCCATTCAAGGGTTAATCTAG
- a CDS encoding sialidase family protein → MLFVEKISLFSSPLQLVLENMNIRHQLGLALSRRKFQRLLLYGLTGLTVSILSSSTFSPVVCAQSVASSLFSWKNVNIQGMGYVTGLVISPLSPYDVYIRTDVGGLYRFDFANNRWLPLMDKFDSNFSGGGIGVESIAIDPKNSKRVYAVVNRSNSTYQEYGMTKYNFSAEVMVSNDRGVTWQTTGLGSKNVFVGPNQDYRTDTGERLAVDPNNSGVIYFASRRNGLWKKTSSTTWTQVSGGLPAPSSLPKYKNVDGSDNPNIPGFTFVAFDKTSGTSTQPSQKIYVGVHGSGVWCSTNGGVSWTNIGGGRSPGRAVVASDGTLYVSSTNWDTNTGSVQKYKNGTWSNITPDGTSRTYAAVMVQRDQPNTVMAISDRYVYRSTNGGSNWTKQTMYMGAYDPNYPQDPVNASAPPYYQSHAGTMGSSITIDPSNAKQVWWTNGFGVARTDDVTVTNPTYKWLMNNLEELDSNMVRVPPKPKALGGADLLSAVQDMIGFRHEDRNQVPTAHFNPTNIPVNPAYTWANPDWRVYPSPFPHVSGATGLDYSYKNPDYAAFVGFHQWQGFWPIHGITQDNGRTWRAFDSVPSETMWKWDKSGQELVTPVGGQIAMSPTNPQNMVWAPSWGTWPHYTTDGGRTWKLTYNIDHPPAPVPYDPYNNDHTHYTALPKSWPNTISPWLSSYILAADRQDPQGKTFYYYDGWTFYYSVDGGANWRKGASGTLPTWKIRPTIVPNPTKTGDVWMSFARNPQEGTGNKLYRSTDGGKTFATIPSVDSCEYITFGKGSSDTNPNIYIFGRVGGATKDTMYKSENMGQSWIQISDPNVLQFPGITHMEGDMRSPNLVYVALTGRGLMMGETTVP, encoded by the coding sequence GTGCTGTTTGTTGAAAAGATTTCCCTATTTTCCAGTCCCTTACAACTCGTGCTAGAAAACATGAATATTCGTCACCAGCTAGGTTTAGCACTTTCCAGAAGAAAGTTTCAACGCCTACTTTTGTATGGATTAACAGGATTAACAGTATCAATTTTATCAAGTTCTACATTTAGCCCTGTAGTATGCGCGCAATCAGTCGCATCGTCCTTATTTAGTTGGAAGAATGTGAATATTCAGGGCATGGGCTATGTAACTGGTTTGGTCATCTCGCCGTTATCACCCTATGATGTCTACATTCGCACAGATGTTGGTGGTCTCTATCGATTTGACTTTGCCAACAATAGATGGCTCCCTCTAATGGATAAGTTTGATTCCAACTTTTCTGGAGGCGGAATTGGAGTAGAAAGTATCGCCATTGATCCTAAAAACTCAAAAAGGGTCTATGCAGTGGTTAATCGGAGCAATTCGACATACCAAGAATATGGCATGACGAAGTATAACTTTTCTGCGGAGGTGATGGTTTCCAATGATAGAGGAGTCACTTGGCAAACAACCGGTCTAGGGAGCAAAAATGTATTCGTTGGACCTAACCAAGATTACCGTACAGATACAGGTGAGAGGTTAGCAGTTGACCCCAACAATTCAGGCGTAATTTATTTTGCTTCTCGCAGAAATGGCCTTTGGAAAAAAACCTCTTCAACAACATGGACTCAAGTATCAGGTGGATTACCCGCTCCTAGTAGCCTGCCAAAATATAAAAATGTTGATGGTTCTGACAACCCTAACATTCCAGGTTTTACTTTTGTAGCCTTTGACAAAACTAGTGGTACATCAACTCAACCCAGCCAAAAAATATATGTAGGAGTTCATGGCAGTGGTGTTTGGTGCAGCACTAACGGTGGTGTATCTTGGACTAATATTGGTGGAGGTAGAAGCCCAGGACGTGCTGTAGTCGCGTCTGATGGAACTTTGTATGTTAGTTCTACTAATTGGGATACTAATACTGGTTCTGTTCAAAAATACAAAAATGGTACATGGTCTAATATCACCCCTGATGGTACTAGTAGAACTTATGCGGCTGTGATGGTGCAAAGAGATCAGCCAAACACAGTTATGGCAATTTCTGATCGATATGTATATCGCTCAACCAATGGTGGTAGTAACTGGACTAAGCAAACTATGTATATGGGTGCTTATGATCCTAACTATCCCCAAGATCCAGTCAATGCCTCTGCTCCTCCGTACTATCAGTCGCATGCTGGCACGATGGGATCTTCAATAACCATTGATCCCAGTAATGCCAAACAAGTTTGGTGGACAAATGGCTTTGGAGTCGCACGCACTGACGATGTAACTGTTACTAACCCGACTTACAAATGGTTGATGAACAATTTGGAAGAACTGGATTCTAACATGGTGCGCGTTCCGCCCAAGCCCAAAGCATTGGGAGGAGCTGATCTATTGAGTGCGGTACAGGATATGATTGGCTTCCGTCATGAAGACCGCAATCAAGTACCAACTGCTCATTTTAATCCTACCAATATACCTGTCAACCCAGCATATACGTGGGCAAATCCTGATTGGCGCGTTTATCCATCACCGTTTCCCCACGTTTCTGGTGCTACAGGTTTGGACTACTCTTATAAGAATCCCGACTATGCAGCATTCGTAGGTTTCCACCAATGGCAGGGTTTTTGGCCTATACATGGCATAACTCAAGATAATGGTCGAACTTGGCGAGCTTTTGATTCTGTTCCTTCGGAGACGATGTGGAAGTGGGACAAATCTGGACAAGAACTAGTGACACCAGTGGGAGGTCAAATAGCTATGTCCCCAACCAACCCACAAAATATGGTTTGGGCTCCTAGTTGGGGAACTTGGCCACACTATACTACTGACGGGGGTAGAACTTGGAAGCTGACCTATAACATAGATCATCCGCCAGCACCTGTGCCTTATGATCCTTACAACAATGATCACACACATTACACCGCATTACCCAAGTCTTGGCCTAATACTATCTCTCCCTGGTTAAGCAGCTATATATTAGCAGCAGACCGTCAAGACCCACAAGGAAAGACATTCTATTACTATGACGGTTGGACATTTTATTACAGTGTAGATGGTGGTGCTAATTGGAGAAAGGGAGCATCTGGAACTCTTCCTACATGGAAGATTCGTCCCACAATAGTTCCCAATCCTACAAAAACAGGCGATGTATGGATGAGTTTTGCTCGCAATCCGCAAGAAGGCACCGGAAATAAATTATATCGTTCTACAGATGGTGGCAAAACTTTTGCGACGATCCCATCAGTAGATAGTTGTGAGTACATAACTTTTGGCAAAGGCTCTTCTGACACCAACCCTAACATCTATATTTTCGGTCGTGTTGGTGGTGCGACTAAAGACACTATGTACAAGTCTGAAAATATGGGACAAAGCTGGATTCAGATTAGCGATCCGAATGTGTTGCAATTCCCTGGAATTACTCATATGGAAGGGGATATGCGATCGCCTAATCTAGTCTATGTAGCACTGACAGGTCGTGGTTTGATGATGGGAGAGACAACTGTACCTTAA
- a CDS encoding 2OG-Fe(II) oxygenase, with amino-acid sequence MLQKQDLRNYYAEQILNQLTTYKSVLKEEFAIPDRINSCYIDNLLNEDEVIEIYKAFPNKEELLQLKDIREHKYVGIQLNKYNPILEEIIYAFQDNRIVDLIADITDFEKLMADEYLYAAGFSLMEYGCFLNPHLDNSHDKDIKNYRVLNLLYYVTPDWQESYGGNLELWDRGLKQPARTIHSKFNRLVIMVTNRTSLHSVSPINHHGRRCCVSNYYFSPTPATPEKYYHVTSFRGRPEQQLRDVVLRGDATLRNIVRKIFKNKLKKPHFYRK; translated from the coding sequence GCTACAAAAACAAGATTTACGCAATTATTATGCAGAGCAAATTTTAAATCAGCTCACAACATATAAATCAGTTTTAAAAGAAGAATTTGCCATTCCTGACAGGATCAATAGTTGCTATATAGACAATTTATTAAATGAAGACGAGGTTATTGAAATCTATAAAGCCTTTCCTAATAAAGAGGAATTATTACAGCTAAAAGATATCAGAGAACATAAATATGTAGGCATCCAATTGAATAAATATAATCCAATTCTGGAAGAGATAATTTATGCCTTCCAGGACAACAGAATTGTAGATTTAATCGCAGACATCACAGACTTTGAAAAACTCATGGCGGATGAATATCTGTATGCTGCCGGTTTTAGCCTAATGGAATACGGTTGCTTTCTCAATCCCCATTTGGATAATTCCCATGATAAAGATATTAAAAACTATCGAGTTCTGAACTTACTGTATTACGTAACTCCTGATTGGCAAGAAAGTTATGGTGGTAACTTAGAACTTTGGGATCGAGGGTTAAAACAACCTGCTAGAACTATCCACAGTAAATTTAATCGCCTAGTGATTATGGTGACAAATCGAACTTCTTTACACTCTGTTAGTCCGATTAATCATCACGGCCGGCGTTGTTGTGTATCCAACTATTACTTCTCGCCAACACCAGCCACACCTGAAAAATATTATCACGTCACTTCTTTTCGGGGTCGTCCAGAACAACAACTCAGAGATGTCGTCTTACGAGGAGACGCTACTTTACGGAATATAGTGCGGAAGATTTTTAAAAATAAACTCAAAAAACCTCACTTCTATAGAAAATAA